One window from the genome of Podospora pseudocomata strain CBS 415.72m chromosome 6, whole genome shotgun sequence encodes:
- a CDS encoding hypothetical protein (COG:E; COG:G; EggNog:ENOG503Q3AM) — protein sequence MSRYLNVPSKQSEQSDDDDVIDNLPMEVVATGKVRTSSPYLTTNIQNLRSRSVSPNPQRGALSSSPSRRAPAPASPRFPTLSREKQKQSAFSRSCLAFWEKNKGPILVVFAQLFGALMNVSARLLELEGDGMHPLQILFVRMSVTSILSCIYMYWKNIPDFPMGPRNIRPLLLLRGFSGFFGIYGMWYSMMYLPLAEATVITFLAPCVAGYICHLLLKDPFTRKEQIASFIALGGVVLIAKPTSLFLSSTDSPPPSSGEGSHHPPGDNATPTQRLFAILVALLGVLGAAGAYSTIRWIGKRTHPLITVNYFSVFSTIVSTTALLVCPLLDIGQPAIRFGFPSSSYQWFLLGSLGICGFGLQFLLTAGLAGEKSNRATAMVYTHMLFAAGFDRWVFGHTMGLWSVMGCALILGGAMWAALGKKKVEGAGSKEQDVEGGGANSREEGVPMLNGEDTSSGDEEGSMEMDRLRSR from the exons TAGGACTTCATCGCCATACTTGACAACAAACATACAAAATCTTCGATCACGGTCCGTCAGTCCAAACCCGCAACGAGGAGCCTTATCGTCCTCACCTTCACGCCgtgctccagctccagcctcGCCAAGGTTCCCTACCCTTTCTCGAgagaagcaaaagcaaaGTGCCTTCTCGAGGTCATGTCTTGCATTCTGGGAGAAGAATAAGGGACCGATATTGGTGGTCTTTGCACAGTTGTTTGGTGCTCTCATGAACGTTTCGGCAAGGCTACTCGAGTTGGAAGGAGATGGAATGCACCCTCTCCAGATTCTCTTTGTGCGGATGAGTGTCACTTCGATACTCTCTTGCATATACATGTACTGGAAGAACATTCCCGATTTTCCCATGGGTCCCAGGAATATCAGACCTCTGTTGCTTCTTAGAGGGTTCAGCGGATTC TTTGGTATCTATGGCATGTGGTATTCCATGATGTACCTTCCCCTGGCCGAGGCAACAGTCatcaccttcctcgccccctGTGTAGCAGGCTACATATGCCACCTGCTGCTCAAGGACCCGTTCACTCGCAAAGAACAGATCGCCTCGTTCATAGCCCTCGGAGGAGTTGTCCTCATCGCCAAACCCACTTCGCTCTTCTTGTCTTCCACTGATTCACCTCCGCCATCGTCAGGGGAAGGTTCTCACCATCCACCTGGAGACAATGCAACACCTACCCAACGTCTTTTCGCCATCTTGGTTGCCTTACTCGGCGTCCTTGGAGCAGCGGGGGCATACAGTACCATCCGCTGGATAGGCAAACGGACTCACCCGCTAATCACGGTCAACTATTTCTCTGTTTTTAGCACCATCGTCAGCACCACTGCTTTACTTGTCTGCCCACTGCTGGATATCGGACAGCCAGCCATCAGATTTGGGTTTCCGTCGTCAAGTTATCAGTGGTTTCTGTTGGGAAGCTTGGGTATATGCGGCTTCGGTTTGCAGTTTCTGTTGACGGCAGGGCTCGCAGGAGAAAAGAGCAACAGGGCGACGGCAATGGTGTACACTCACATGCTGTTTGCTGCTGGGTTTGACAGGTGGGTGTTTGGACACACAATGGGGCTGTGGAGTGTGATGGGGTGTgccttgatcttgggagGGGCAATGTGGGCGGCTctgggcaagaagaaggtggaagGGGCGGGGTCCAAGGAGCAGGATGTGGAAGGGGGCGGTGCCAATAGtagagaagaaggggtgcCGATGTTGAATGGAGAGGACACAAGCTCtggggacgaggagggatCTATGGAAATGGATAGGCTGAGAAGTAGATGA
- the RVB1 gene encoding RuvB ATP-dependent DNA helicase pontin (EggNog:ENOG503NV13; COG:L), with protein MVQISEVRGNSRDHRTAAHTHIKGLGLNSAGIAEKQAAGFVGQNSAREACGVVVDLIRAHKMAGRGVLLAGGPGTGKTALALAISQELGTKIPFCPITGSEIYSTEVKKTEVLMENFRRAIGLKVRETKDVYEGEVTELTPEEAENPLGGYGKTISTLLIGLKSARGQKKLRLDPSIYEAIQKERVTVGDVIYIETNTGACKRVGRSDAYATEFDLEAEEYVPIPKGEVHKKKEIVQDVSLHDLDVANARPQGGQDIMSMMGQLMKPKMTEITDKLRGEINKVVSKYINQGVAELVPGVLFIDEAHMLDVECFTYLNKALESPISPIVVLASNRGVTTIRGADDLVAAHGIPPDFLSRLLIIPTHPYEPEEIKRIVRIRSTTEGVQLTDAAVDKIAEHGVRISLRYCLQLLAPASILARVNGRSQIDVQDVAECEDLFLDARRSAQVLASESGRGFIS; from the exons ATGGTTCAAATCAGCGAAGTCCGCGGCAACAGCCGCGACCATCGCACAGCGGCGCACACCCACATCAAGGGCCTAGGTCTCAACTCGGCGGGTATCGCTGAGAAGCAGGCTGCTGGCTTTGTTGGACAAAACTCGGCGCGCGAG GCATGCGGCGTTGTCGTCGACCTCATCCGAGCGCACAAGATGGCCGGCCGtggcgtcctcctcgccggcggTCCAGGCACAGGCAAGAcagccctcgccctcgccatcaGCCAAGAGCTCGGCACCAAGATTCCCTTTTGCCCCATCACCGGCAGCGAAATCTACTCGACCGAAGTGAAGAAGACCGAAGTCTTGATGGAGAACTTTCGGCGGGCAATCGGGCTCAAGGTCCGCGAGACCAAGGATGTGTACGAGGGCGAGGTCACAGAACTCACACCAGAAGAGGCGGAAAACCCCTTGGGCGGTTACGGCAAGACTATTAGTACTCTGCTCATCGGGCTCAAGAGCGCGCGAGGACAAAAAAAGTTGAGACTGGACCCCAGCATCTACGAGGCTATTCAGAAGGAGAGAGTTACTGTGGGTGATGTGATTTACATCGAGACGAATACCGGTGCGTGcaagagggtggggaggtcgGATGCGTATGCGACTGAATTCGAtctggaggcggaggagtaTGTGCCTATCCCTAAGGGTGAGGTacacaagaagaaggagatcgTGCAGGACGTGAGCCTGCACGATTTGGATGTGGCCAACGCTAGACCGCAGGGGGGCCAGGACATTATGAGCATGATGGGCCAGCTGATGAAGCCAAAGATGACGGAGATTACGGATAAGCTGAGGGGCGAGATCAACAAGGTGGTGAGCAAGTATATCAACCAGGGTGTGGCGGAGCTGGTGCCGGGTGTGCTGTTCATAGATGAG GCGCACATGCTCGATGTTGAGTGCTTTACCTACCTCAACAAAGCGTTGGAGTCCCCTATTTCTCCAATTGTGGTCCTGGCTTCGAACCGGGGTGTCACCACCATTCGTGGGGCTGACGACCTGGTAGCTGCCCATGGCATCCCCCCTGACTTTTTgtctcgcctcctcatcattcCCACCCATCCGTATGAGCccgaggagatcaagagaATCGTACGGATTCGGTCAACCACCGAGGGCGTGCAGCTCACAGACGCCGCTGTCGACAAGATTGCGGAGCATGGTGTGCGTATCAGTCTTCGTTACTGCCTCCAACTATTGGCTCCAGCCAG TATTCTTGCTCGGGTCAATGGCCGCTCTCAGATTGATGTTCAGGATGTTGCAGAGTGCGAGGACTTGTTCCTTGATGCCAGACGTAGCGCCCAGGTGCTGGCCAGCGAGTCGGGCCGGGGTTTCATTTCATAA